In the Profundibacter amoris genome, GACGGGCGCGAAAATCGCTGATATCCGTGATCCTGAAGGATCGTGATCTGGGTCCGGCGCGCCAGAGCTGCCGATGATAAAAGGGAGAATAAGATGAGCAAGGTAATCAAGGGCGGCACCGTTGTCACCGCCGATCTGACCTATAAGGCGGATGTCAAAATCGAGGGTGGCAGGATTGTCGAAATCGGCCCCGACCTGAAAGGCGACGAGGTGCTGGACGCCACGGGATGTTACATCATGCCCGGCGGGATCGACCCGCACACCCATCTGGAAATGCCCTTCATGGGCACCTATTCATCCGATGATTTTGAATCAGGCACCCGTGCCGGTCTGGCCGGCGGCACCACCATGGTGGTGGATTTTGCCCTGCCCAACCCGGGCGAAGGTCTGCTGGATGCGCTGAAACGCTGGGACAACAAATCGACCCGCGCCAATTGCGATTATTCCTTCCACATGGCCGTGACATGGTGGGGCGAACAGGTGTTTGACGACATGAAAGAGGTCGTCGGGCGCGGTATCAACACCTTCAAGCATTTCCTTGCCTACAAGGGCGCGCTGATGGTGAATGACGACGAATTATATGCCAGTTTCAAACGCTGCGCCGAACTGGGCGCGACCCCGCTGGTGCACGCGGAAAACGGCGATGTGGTGGCCGAACTGACCGCGCAACTGCTGGCCGAAGGCAACACCGGCCCCGAGGCCCACGCCTATTCCCGCCCGCCGCAGGTCGAGGGCGAGGCGACAAACCGCGCCATCATGATTGCCGATATGGCCGGCGCGCCGCTTTATGTGGTGCACACGTCCTGCGAGGAAAGCCACGAAGCCATCCGCCGCGCCCGCATGCAGGGCAAACGTGTCTGGGGCGAGCCGCTGATCCAGCACCTGACGCTGGACGAAAGCGAGTATTTCAACAAGGACTGGGACCACGCCGCGCGCCGCGTGATGTCGCCCCCTTTCCGCAACAAACAGCATCAGGACAGCCTGTGGGCCGGCCTGCAAAGCGGTTCGCTGTCTGTGGTGGCCACGGATCACTGCGCCTTCACGACCGAGCAGAAACGCTTTGGCGTGGGTGACTTTTCCAAGATCCCGAACGGCACCGGCGGTTTGGAGGACCGGATGCCGATGCTGTGGACGCACGGGGTGGCCACGGGGCGGATCACGATGAACGAATTTGTTGCCGTGACCTCGACCAATATCGCCAAGATCCTGAATTGTTACCCGAAAAAGGGTGCGGTTCTGGTCGGGGCGGATGCCGATC is a window encoding:
- the hydA gene encoding dihydropyrimidinase, coding for MSKVIKGGTVVTADLTYKADVKIEGGRIVEIGPDLKGDEVLDATGCYIMPGGIDPHTHLEMPFMGTYSSDDFESGTRAGLAGGTTMVVDFALPNPGEGLLDALKRWDNKSTRANCDYSFHMAVTWWGEQVFDDMKEVVGRGINTFKHFLAYKGALMVNDDELYASFKRCAELGATPLVHAENGDVVAELTAQLLAEGNTGPEAHAYSRPPQVEGEATNRAIMIADMAGAPLYVVHTSCEESHEAIRRARMQGKRVWGEPLIQHLTLDESEYFNKDWDHAARRVMSPPFRNKQHQDSLWAGLQSGSLSVVATDHCAFTTEQKRFGVGDFSKIPNGTGGLEDRMPMLWTHGVATGRITMNEFVAVTSTNIAKILNCYPKKGAVLVGADADLVVWDPEKEKTIAADSQQSAIDYNVFEGKKVKGLPRYTLTRGQVAVMDGEIRTQEGHGEFVAREPNATVNKALSKWKDLTAPRPVERTGIPASGV